Below is a window of Desulfosoma caldarium DNA.
AGAAATGAAATCCGGCGTCAGGGCAATGGGACGGCCGAGAATAGGATCCGTGACCACGACCTTGAGGCGCCCGTTTTCCACCGTCACCTGTGGTTTGGAGTCCAGGTCGTATCGAATGAAAAACACGCCCTTCTCTCGAGCTTCCTTGTAAATGCGCTCTCGTTCGCCAAAGGTGCGCACCTCACGGTAGAGCACATACACATCCATATCTGGGTTTTTGGTTTTCAAATCGATGGCGGACCGCACCGCAAAGGTGCAGCACAATCGGCTGCAATAGGGGCGCTGGGGTTCTCGACTGCCCACGCACTGAATGAAAACGCCGCACTGGGCGGAACTAAAGGCGTTGGGATCGTCGATCATTTTCTTCGTAAAATCACTCCAGCGATAGATTTCCGGGTGCTGGCCGTAGGCGTATTCTTGAGGCTTTAGGGAATGGGCACCCGTAGCCAGCACCACGACGCCGTGTTCCACTTCTTTTCTCTCGCCTCCCTGCAGCACGGTGCTTATGTAGTTGCCGGCAAAACCTCGAGCCCCTACCACTTCGGCCGAGGTCATGACCGTGATTTTGGGGTTTTTCGTGACCTTGTCGATGGTCGCTTTGAGAAGATCCTGGACCGATTCCCCTTTCCACGCCGATCGCACCTTGTGCGCGTGCCCTCCCAGGCGATCCTTCTTTTCCACCAGGGTCACGGGCACATCCATTTCGGCGAAAGCCAAGGCCGCCTGCATACCGGCTAAGCCACCGCCGATGACCAAGGCGGACTTCTTGACCGGAACCTTTGTGTAGTTCAAAGGCTCCAGCATGCGGGCCTTAAGCACGGCCGTGCGGAATAGATTTTCCAGGCGAGGCAATTCCACCGGAGTGCTTCCAAGGGTGCGCAAGTCCACGAATTCGTAGAGGCTGGGGTTCAACCCAGCATCCTTCATGGCGCTTTCGATGAGTTCCTGGTGCATGATAGGGGTACAGCTGGCGTAGACGAGGCGGTTGACTCCGCCCGCTTTGATGCGTTCGGCGAGCCGACCCAAGGCGCTGCCGTCCTGAAGATCCAGCCGTTCCACAAAGGAGACGCCGGGAAGACCCTTGACAAAGTCGGCCAAAGGATTCAGCAAGGCTTCAAATTCGGGCAGCTTGGACGGGCAAAGGCTCAGCACCACGCCGACCGACGGAGCCTCCCCGCTCACATCCCGAAACGGCGCTGTGGCCCCGTTTCCAGAAGCCCCCTTGACCATGGCGGCCACTTTGCCCGCCGCGGCCGCTGCTTCCACCACACTTTGATGGACGTCTCGAGGTCCCGCCGCGCCGCCGCAGACAAAGACCCCGGGCACGTTGGTTTCGCAGGGTTTGAAGTTGTCCGTAGCCACGTAATGGTCCTCGGAAAGGGCCACGCCCAGCATTTTGGCCACGGTCTCCAGTTCGGCAGAAGGCCTGAGGCCCACGGAAAGCACCACGAGGTCAAAGGTCTCGGTCTGCTTGGCTCCGTTTTCGTCCACGTATTCCAGGACCAGATCTTCGGTTCCGGCCGCCTTTTCAATGCTATGAATGCGGCTGCGCACCAGGCGCACCCCCTTTTCTTTGGCCTGGTCGAAGTACCGTTCGTAGCCTTTGCCGTGTGTGCGCATGTCCATGTAAAAGATGGCGGTCTCGACTTCGGGCAGCACGTCCTTGAGCTGCACGGCTTCCTTCAACGCATACATGCAGCAAACGGACGAGCAATAGGGCGCGTCGCACTTGTTGATTTCACGGGATCCCACACACTGCAGCCACGCGACCCTTTTGGGTGGCTGGCCGTCGGAGGGCCTTTTGGGAACGCCCTGAAAGGGCCCCACGGGTTTTTGAAGCCATTCCAGCTCGATGCTGGTCACAACATTTTGAAAGGCCGCGTAGGCGTACGTATCATAGGCCTGAGCATCGAAAGGCTCCACACCCAGGGCCAAAATCACAGCCTGAGCCTCCACAGACGCCTCACCGGCCGGCCCCGCGATCACCGCCTGAAAGGCCCCTGCTGAGCCAGAAATACGAACTACGCTGGATTCGGTCCAGGCGCGAATATTGGGATGGAGTTTGCAAAGCGTCGCCCGGTTTGCGGCTTTACAACAGCTGCACAGGGGATAAAGCCGATGGAGTTTGGTAACCGTACCTCCCAGTTCGCTTTCCTTTTCCACCAGGTCCACGAGGTAGCCCTGAGCCGCCAGATCCAATGCGGCGTTCATTCCGGCGACACCGCCTCCAACGACCAAGACATTGCCTTTGTTCTTCTTTTCCTGTGATTGTGTCATAGGATTCCCTCAACTCTTTGATGGCTCAACGGACAATAAGCTGCCCCACTGCGTGGCGGCAAACTCCTGCGGTGCCCATCACTTTTTTCAACGGCTTTTGAGGAAAAGGTTCTTGTGCCGGTCTATGGTTAAAGGTTCGGGGCTCTCTGCCTCGCGTTGGTAATTCACAAGACACGTTCCTTCTATGTGAAAAAAAAGGCAACGTCAAGGTGCAATTGGAATCTCCGGTCCAAGAGTTTTCACGGGTGGCCCAAGAACGTCCGCAAGCTTTTTCGGCCTATGCGCGCTGCGTGATATCCTGGCAGACCGCGGCCTCGGCTTTGTGAAGCAGTTGAACATCCGTGAAGTGTTGCAGTTGAATGGCCTTTCCGGGGCATTCAGCAACGCAAGCACCGCAACCTTGGCATTTGGCTGGGTCGATGTAGGCGGAGCGCCGCACGGAATGGGTCGCGGTCACCACGACAGGGACTTCATAGGGGCAGGTGCGCACGCAGGTGAGGCACACGGCGCATTTGGCCGGATCGACCACGGCAACACGCCCGCCCACGAACAACTGTTTTTGACTCAGCACCGTAGCGGCTCGAGCTGCCGCTCCCTTGGCCTGAGCGATGGACTCTTCCAGGAACTTGGGGCTGTGAGCCAGACCACAGAGATAAAGGCCCGGGCTGGCAAAGTCCAAGGGCCGAAGTTTCACATGGGCTTCCATGAAAAAACCATCCGCATCGGTGCTGAGCTTGAATAGTGCGGCCAGATCACCATGGGAAGCTCGAGGTACAATGGCCGCGCTGAGGACCACCAGATCACAACGCAGATGAATCTTTTCCCTCAGGTTCTGATCAAAGACCTGCACGTGCACGCCGTCTTGCCCAAAACTGACCTGGGGCTTACGTTCGGGCCGGTACCGAAGGAACCGAACTCCTGCTTCGCGCGCCTGTCGGTAGTAGAGCTCCCGAGTGCCAAAGGTTCGAATATCGCGATAGAGAATCGTGACGTGGGCCGTGGGATATTTTTCCTTGATGCGCAGCGCGTTCACAACGGCGGCCGTGCAGCAGACTCGGCTACAGTAGGGCCGCTCCTCGTCTCTCGAGCCCACGCACTGAATCATGACCACGTGGGAGAGGTTGTCCAGTCCGTGAGCTTCGTCGGCAAGCCTTTTTTGCAGTTGCAGTTGCGTGACCACGCGCGGATCCTCCCCGTAGCCATACTCTTTCGGCCGGTATTCTTCGCCGCCCGTGGCCACCACCATGGCGCCGTATTCGAGAATCCTTTCGCCTTGCGGGGTTTTAACCCGGCTGATGAAATGCCCCGTATGGCCTTCAAAGGAAAGAATTTCCGAAGCGGTGAGCACTTCGATGTTGGGATGATGGCGCACTGTTTCTATGGTTTGGGAAACGGCTTGAGTGACATCGACACCGCTTGGATGGAAACGGATCCACGCCCGCGCTTGACCTCCCAGCTCTGCCTCCCGTTCCACCAAGTAGGTGTAAAACCCCTGATCCGCGATATAGCGGGCCGCCGTCATGCCGGCCATGCCCCCTCCAATCACCAGAGCTTTTTGTATCACGGAGACGGGCATTTCATGGAGCGGCTCTAGAAAGAGTGCCTTGGCGACGGCCATGCGCACCAGGTCTTTGGATTTCTTTGTGGCCTCCTCAGGTGTTGTTCCATGCACCCAGGAACACTGGTCTCGAATATTGGCCATCTCAAACAGATACTTGTTGATACCGGCCTCGCGCAGGCATTCCTGGAAAAGGGGTTCATGAGTTCGAGGGGAGCAGGAAGCCACCACCACACGATTCAGGTTTTTTTCCTGAATGATTCTCTTGATTTTTTCCGTGGAATCTGTGGAACAGGTAAAGAGCAGGTTTTCGGCATGGACCACGTTGGGCAGCGTCGCGGCGTAGTCGGCTACTGCCTTGACGTCCACGACGCCGGCGATGTTAATACCGCAATGGCAGACGAAAACCCCGATGCGAGGAATGTCTCCCGGCATGGAACGTTCCTCAACGGTCATAGGCGGCGTGGTGCGGCTGTGGCGGGCCGACGCCAGCAGGCATTGGGCCGATGCG
It encodes the following:
- a CDS encoding FAD-dependent oxidoreductase produces the protein MTQSQEKKNKGNVLVVGGGVAGMNAALDLAAQGYLVDLVEKESELGGTVTKLHRLYPLCSCCKAANRATLCKLHPNIRAWTESSVVRISGSAGAFQAVIAGPAGEASVEAQAVILALGVEPFDAQAYDTYAYAAFQNVVTSIELEWLQKPVGPFQGVPKRPSDGQPPKRVAWLQCVGSREINKCDAPYCSSVCCMYALKEAVQLKDVLPEVETAIFYMDMRTHGKGYERYFDQAKEKGVRLVRSRIHSIEKAAGTEDLVLEYVDENGAKQTETFDLVVLSVGLRPSAELETVAKMLGVALSEDHYVATDNFKPCETNVPGVFVCGGAAGPRDVHQSVVEAAAAAGKVAAMVKGASGNGATAPFRDVSGEAPSVGVVLSLCPSKLPEFEALLNPLADFVKGLPGVSFVERLDLQDGSALGRLAERIKAGGVNRLVYASCTPIMHQELIESAMKDAGLNPSLYEFVDLRTLGSTPVELPRLENLFRTAVLKARMLEPLNYTKVPVKKSALVIGGGLAGMQAALAFAEMDVPVTLVEKKDRLGGHAHKVRSAWKGESVQDLLKATIDKVTKNPKITVMTSAEVVGARGFAGNYISTVLQGGERKEVEHGVVVLATGAHSLKPQEYAYGQHPEIYRWSDFTKKMIDDPNAFSSAQCGVFIQCVGSREPQRPYCSRLCCTFAVRSAIDLKTKNPDMDVYVLYREVRTFGERERIYKEAREKGVFFIRYDLDSKPQVTVENGRLKVVVTDPILGRPIALTPDFISLQTAIIPAEVADLATHYKVSLDEDGFFAESPAKMRPVDGETEGVFFAGLALAPKPVEESLAEGWAVAGRAMRLLSQDVMLVGGAVAEVDPDKCAVCLTCVRTCPFQIPFIDSPQGHAFIDPGLCQGCGMCVSECPGKAISYRRLSDDHIAAMAQSLMGSAVQ